A section of the Falco biarmicus isolate bFalBia1 chromosome 3, bFalBia1.pri, whole genome shotgun sequence genome encodes:
- the GAREM1 gene encoding GRB2-associated and regulator of MAPK protein 1 isoform X2: MQVASGECNEDTEVYNITLSTGDELTLMGQAEILYAKSSKEKSRLNTIFKKIGKLNSISKLGRGKMPCLICMNHRTNESISLPFQCKGKFSTRSPLEVQMQEGEHTIRNIVEKTRLPVNVTVPSPTPRNPYDLHFIREGHRYKFVNIQTKTVVVCCVLRGNKIIPMHFPLHLTLPKFTLPDSLVKGELWHESLIQHWFNICQEQFDIDEYSRAVRDVKTDWNEDCKSPKKSRCTGHSHVPNSLSYARDELTQSFHRLSVCVYGNNLHGNSEVNLHGCRDLCNEWALFSHDALQYQESGDSSSDYLFPEVTEESMFLPTKPELPYEELWLDQGSGKAGEQPLSRSLSEKNKCDNSRGSFRSKCGTASLPVPATVGATTKSSDVSLPPPPVPPKSEAVKEECRLLNAPPVPPRSSKPSSTSPSIPPRTVKPTRQQTRSPSPTLSYYSSGLHNINVTESDTNPAESTPVSCYPCNMMKTESKEPESTLPLGSPSAEALPSRLSWPNHFSGTAEGLNRTDFLLDPSRSYSYPRQKTPGTPKRNCPAPLTFDFDGCELPAGYSPLTPAEFTNTMSSCPKSASYSLDCTDEKTLGVSNAKQSHSCPALPPRAPKSSEEKMVTDMCPLPLKIDGAEEESKTGSPDLLEDQYLVKKGTQDTFSVSYPFSSPLHLQLAPRSCGDGSPWQPPTDLSGLSIEEVSKSLRFIGLSEDVISFFVTEKIDGNLLVQLTEEILSEDFKLSKLQVKKILQFINGWRPKM, from the exons GTGGCTTCAGGTGAATGCAATGAAGACACTGAGGTTTACAACATTACCCTTAGTACTGGGGATGAGCTCACTTTAATGGGGCAAGCTGAAATCCTTTATGCAAAATCTTCTAAGGAGAAGTCACGACTCAACACTATCTTCAAAAAAATTGGGAAACTCAATTCAATTAGTAAGCTAGGCAGAGGCAAAATGCCCTGCCTCATCTGCATGAACCACAGGACCAACGAAAGCATCAGTCTCCCTTTCCAGTGTAAGGGCAAGTTTAGCACTCGCAGCCCACTGGAGGTGCAGATGCAAGAAGGTGAGCATACGATTCGCAATATAGTAGAAAAAACCAGGCTGCCTGTTAACGTGACTGTGCCGAGTCCTACACCAAGAAACCCTTATGACCTGCATTTTATCCGTGAAGGGCACAGGTACAAGTTTGTCAACATTCAAACAAAgactgtggtggtttgttgCGTGCTTCGCGGCAACAAAATTATTCCCATGCATTTTCCCTTGCACTTGACGCTTCCGAAATTTACTCTACCTGACAGTCTGGTGAAGGGGGAGCTGTGGCACGAATCCCTCATCCAGCATTGGTTTAATATATGCCAGGAACAGTTTGACATAGATGAGTATTCCCGTGCCGTGAGAGATGTGAAAACTGATTGGAATGAAGACTGCAAGAGCCCGAAGAAGAGCCGATGCACGGGGCACAGCCACGTGCCCAACTCCCTCAGCTACGCACGGGACGAGCTGACGCAGTCCTTCCACCGGCTCTCGGTGTGCGTCTATGGAAACAACTTGCATGGGAATAGTGAAGTGAACCTCCATGGCTGCAGGGACTTGTGTAACGAGTGGGCGCTCTTCTCTCACGATGCTCTTCAGTACCAGGAGTCTGGTGACAGTAGCAGTGattacctttttcctgaagttaCCGAAGAATCGATGTTTCTGCCTACAAAACCAGAACTTCCTTATGAAGAGCTGTGGTTGGACCAAGGGTCTGGAAAAGCTGGTGAACAGCCTCTCTCTCGCTCGCTAAGCGAGAAGAACAAATGTGACAACTCCAGAGGGTCTTTCCGATCAAAGTGTGGTACCGCATCTCTTCCTGTGCCTGCAACTGTTGGAGCAACCACAAAGTCTTCAGATGTTTCCCTACCTCCACCTCCAGTGCCTCCCAAATCTGAAGCA GTAAAAGAGGAATGCAGGCTTCTGAATGCTCCCCCTGTCCCACCGCGGAGTTCAAAGCCGTCCTCCACCAGTCCTTCCATCCCTCCTCGTACAGTCAAACCTACGCGACAGCAGACCCGCTCTCCTAGCCCTACTCTGTCCTACTACTCTTCAGGACTGCACAACAT CAATGTCACAGAGAGCGACACTAACCCAGCTGAGAGCACACCTGTTTCCTGCTACCCTTGTAACATGATGAAAACTGAATCCAAAGAGCCTGAGAGCACACTGCCTTTGGGAAGCCCCTCAGCTGAAGCTCTGCCTTCAAGGCTATCTTGGCCAAACCATTTTTCAGGAACTGCTGAAGGCCTGAATAGGACTGATTTCCTGCTCGATCCAAGCAGGAGCTACAGTTACCCCAGACAGAAGACTCCAGGCACGCCAAAGAGAAACTGCCCAGCACCTTTGACTTTTGACTTTGACGGGTGTGAGCTCCCGGCAGGGTACTCCCCACTGACCCCAGCAGAGTTTACGAACACCATGTCTAGCTGTCCGAAGTCAGCAAGTTACTCTCTAGACTGCACGGATGAGAAAACTCTGGGAGTCAGCAACGCAAAGCAGAGCCATTCGTGTCCTGCCTTACCTCCTCGGGCACCGAAGTCAAGTGAAGAGAAAATGGTTACAGACATGTGTCCCTTGCCACTGAAAATAGATGGTGCTGAGGAGGAGTCGAAAACTGGTTCTCCAGACCTCTTGGAAGATCAGTATCTCGTTAAAAAGGGCACACAGGATACATTCTCTGTGTCATACCCCTTCTCATCTCCCCTCCACCTCCAGTTAGCACCAAGATCTTGTGGGGATGGCTCTCCTTGGCAGCCACCCACAGACCTTTCTGGACTCTCGATAGAGGAAGTGTCTAAATCACTGAGGTTTATTGGTCTGTCAGAAGATGTCATATCATTTTTTGTTACAGAGAAGATTGATGGCAATTTACTAGTTCAGCTTACTGAAGAAATTCTGTCAGAAGACTTTAAGCTAAGCAAATTGCAGGTTAAGAAAATACTACAGTTCATTAATGGCTGGCGGCCCAAGATGTGA
- the GAREM1 gene encoding GRB2-associated and regulator of MAPK protein 1 isoform X1, translating into MDPGPPLGCSLKDVKWSAVAVPLDLLVSTYRLPQIARLDSGETVEGLRESDYLLIHSCRQWTTITAHSLEEGHYVIGPKIEIPVHYAGQFKLLEQDRDIKEPVQYFNSVEEVAKAFPERVYVMEEITFNVKVASGECNEDTEVYNITLSTGDELTLMGQAEILYAKSSKEKSRLNTIFKKIGKLNSISKLGRGKMPCLICMNHRTNESISLPFQCKGKFSTRSPLEVQMQEGEHTIRNIVEKTRLPVNVTVPSPTPRNPYDLHFIREGHRYKFVNIQTKTVVVCCVLRGNKIIPMHFPLHLTLPKFTLPDSLVKGELWHESLIQHWFNICQEQFDIDEYSRAVRDVKTDWNEDCKSPKKSRCTGHSHVPNSLSYARDELTQSFHRLSVCVYGNNLHGNSEVNLHGCRDLCNEWALFSHDALQYQESGDSSSDYLFPEVTEESMFLPTKPELPYEELWLDQGSGKAGEQPLSRSLSEKNKCDNSRGSFRSKCGTASLPVPATVGATTKSSDVSLPPPPVPPKSEAVKEECRLLNAPPVPPRSSKPSSTSPSIPPRTVKPTRQQTRSPSPTLSYYSSGLHNINVTESDTNPAESTPVSCYPCNMMKTESKEPESTLPLGSPSAEALPSRLSWPNHFSGTAEGLNRTDFLLDPSRSYSYPRQKTPGTPKRNCPAPLTFDFDGCELPAGYSPLTPAEFTNTMSSCPKSASYSLDCTDEKTLGVSNAKQSHSCPALPPRAPKSSEEKMVTDMCPLPLKIDGAEEESKTGSPDLLEDQYLVKKGTQDTFSVSYPFSSPLHLQLAPRSCGDGSPWQPPTDLSGLSIEEVSKSLRFIGLSEDVISFFVTEKIDGNLLVQLTEEILSEDFKLSKLQVKKILQFINGWRPKM; encoded by the exons GGCAGTTTAAGCTTCTGGAACAAGACCGAGATATTAAGGAGCCAGTGCAGTATTTTAACAGTGTGGAGGAGGTGGCTAAAGCATTTCCTGAACGAGTTTACGTCATGGAGGAAATAACATTCAACGTTAAG GTGGCTTCAGGTGAATGCAATGAAGACACTGAGGTTTACAACATTACCCTTAGTACTGGGGATGAGCTCACTTTAATGGGGCAAGCTGAAATCCTTTATGCAAAATCTTCTAAGGAGAAGTCACGACTCAACACTATCTTCAAAAAAATTGGGAAACTCAATTCAATTAGTAAGCTAGGCAGAGGCAAAATGCCCTGCCTCATCTGCATGAACCACAGGACCAACGAAAGCATCAGTCTCCCTTTCCAGTGTAAGGGCAAGTTTAGCACTCGCAGCCCACTGGAGGTGCAGATGCAAGAAGGTGAGCATACGATTCGCAATATAGTAGAAAAAACCAGGCTGCCTGTTAACGTGACTGTGCCGAGTCCTACACCAAGAAACCCTTATGACCTGCATTTTATCCGTGAAGGGCACAGGTACAAGTTTGTCAACATTCAAACAAAgactgtggtggtttgttgCGTGCTTCGCGGCAACAAAATTATTCCCATGCATTTTCCCTTGCACTTGACGCTTCCGAAATTTACTCTACCTGACAGTCTGGTGAAGGGGGAGCTGTGGCACGAATCCCTCATCCAGCATTGGTTTAATATATGCCAGGAACAGTTTGACATAGATGAGTATTCCCGTGCCGTGAGAGATGTGAAAACTGATTGGAATGAAGACTGCAAGAGCCCGAAGAAGAGCCGATGCACGGGGCACAGCCACGTGCCCAACTCCCTCAGCTACGCACGGGACGAGCTGACGCAGTCCTTCCACCGGCTCTCGGTGTGCGTCTATGGAAACAACTTGCATGGGAATAGTGAAGTGAACCTCCATGGCTGCAGGGACTTGTGTAACGAGTGGGCGCTCTTCTCTCACGATGCTCTTCAGTACCAGGAGTCTGGTGACAGTAGCAGTGattacctttttcctgaagttaCCGAAGAATCGATGTTTCTGCCTACAAAACCAGAACTTCCTTATGAAGAGCTGTGGTTGGACCAAGGGTCTGGAAAAGCTGGTGAACAGCCTCTCTCTCGCTCGCTAAGCGAGAAGAACAAATGTGACAACTCCAGAGGGTCTTTCCGATCAAAGTGTGGTACCGCATCTCTTCCTGTGCCTGCAACTGTTGGAGCAACCACAAAGTCTTCAGATGTTTCCCTACCTCCACCTCCAGTGCCTCCCAAATCTGAAGCA GTAAAAGAGGAATGCAGGCTTCTGAATGCTCCCCCTGTCCCACCGCGGAGTTCAAAGCCGTCCTCCACCAGTCCTTCCATCCCTCCTCGTACAGTCAAACCTACGCGACAGCAGACCCGCTCTCCTAGCCCTACTCTGTCCTACTACTCTTCAGGACTGCACAACAT CAATGTCACAGAGAGCGACACTAACCCAGCTGAGAGCACACCTGTTTCCTGCTACCCTTGTAACATGATGAAAACTGAATCCAAAGAGCCTGAGAGCACACTGCCTTTGGGAAGCCCCTCAGCTGAAGCTCTGCCTTCAAGGCTATCTTGGCCAAACCATTTTTCAGGAACTGCTGAAGGCCTGAATAGGACTGATTTCCTGCTCGATCCAAGCAGGAGCTACAGTTACCCCAGACAGAAGACTCCAGGCACGCCAAAGAGAAACTGCCCAGCACCTTTGACTTTTGACTTTGACGGGTGTGAGCTCCCGGCAGGGTACTCCCCACTGACCCCAGCAGAGTTTACGAACACCATGTCTAGCTGTCCGAAGTCAGCAAGTTACTCTCTAGACTGCACGGATGAGAAAACTCTGGGAGTCAGCAACGCAAAGCAGAGCCATTCGTGTCCTGCCTTACCTCCTCGGGCACCGAAGTCAAGTGAAGAGAAAATGGTTACAGACATGTGTCCCTTGCCACTGAAAATAGATGGTGCTGAGGAGGAGTCGAAAACTGGTTCTCCAGACCTCTTGGAAGATCAGTATCTCGTTAAAAAGGGCACACAGGATACATTCTCTGTGTCATACCCCTTCTCATCTCCCCTCCACCTCCAGTTAGCACCAAGATCTTGTGGGGATGGCTCTCCTTGGCAGCCACCCACAGACCTTTCTGGACTCTCGATAGAGGAAGTGTCTAAATCACTGAGGTTTATTGGTCTGTCAGAAGATGTCATATCATTTTTTGTTACAGAGAAGATTGATGGCAATTTACTAGTTCAGCTTACTGAAGAAATTCTGTCAGAAGACTTTAAGCTAAGCAAATTGCAGGTTAAGAAAATACTACAGTTCATTAATGGCTGGCGGCCCAAGATGTGA